In a single window of the Xylanimonas protaetiae genome:
- a CDS encoding acyltransferase family protein — MSKPTRAAGVGSVVPDAAAPAAHPAASRPRDSHVAALDGVRGLAILAVLGFHFVIEVAPGGAIGVDVFFVLSAFLITRMILGERERHGAVDLVAFYGRRAARLLPALGVFLLVVAPVVAWVIGTTGGALASSGSVLFYVADFARAGYLPMSEPYGHTWSLSVEEQFYLVWPAVLLLAFRRRVPLIGFTAGLWIVGVVLAEAGARWFGVGQNYFLPTGHLTALATGCLAAVLVTRGAPAVVRRASSVPLALTGLTLVTVLVVAQRQGWPAAAAQATAVAGITLAGSLVLHAAQGGPTPLNRLLSVAPLRWLGTRSYGLYLYHVPLYYAFSSEHVPLSRSANGVLALALSLALTEASYRFLERPIMERGRRWSRQRHAAHAS; from the coding sequence CGCCGCGTCGAGGCCCCGCGACAGCCACGTCGCGGCACTCGACGGCGTGCGCGGCCTGGCGATCCTTGCCGTCCTCGGCTTCCACTTCGTCATCGAGGTCGCGCCCGGCGGCGCGATCGGCGTCGACGTCTTCTTCGTGCTGTCCGCCTTCTTGATCACCCGGATGATCCTGGGCGAGCGAGAGCGGCACGGCGCCGTCGACCTCGTCGCGTTCTACGGGCGCCGGGCCGCGCGGCTGCTGCCGGCGCTCGGCGTCTTCCTGCTCGTGGTGGCACCGGTCGTGGCGTGGGTCATCGGGACGACCGGGGGCGCACTGGCCAGCTCGGGGTCCGTGCTGTTCTATGTCGCCGACTTCGCGCGCGCGGGCTACCTGCCGATGAGCGAGCCGTACGGGCACACGTGGTCGTTGTCGGTGGAAGAGCAGTTCTACCTGGTGTGGCCGGCCGTGCTGCTGCTCGCGTTCCGCCGCCGGGTGCCGCTGATCGGGTTCACCGCCGGGCTGTGGATCGTCGGGGTGGTCCTCGCGGAGGCGGGGGCCCGATGGTTCGGTGTGGGCCAGAACTACTTCCTGCCGACGGGGCACCTGACCGCCCTCGCGACGGGATGCCTCGCGGCCGTGCTCGTCACGCGCGGCGCGCCTGCCGTCGTCCGCCGGGCGAGCAGCGTGCCGCTCGCCCTGACCGGGCTCACGCTCGTGACGGTGCTCGTCGTGGCACAGCGGCAGGGCTGGCCGGCAGCGGCCGCCCAGGCCACGGCGGTCGCAGGCATCACGCTCGCAGGCAGCCTGGTGCTCCACGCGGCGCAAGGAGGCCCGACGCCGCTCAACCGGCTGCTCTCGGTCGCGCCGCTGCGATGGCTCGGCACACGCTCGTACGGGCTGTACCTGTACCACGTGCCGCTCTACTACGCGTTCAGCTCCGAGCACGTCCCGCTGTCCCGGTCGGCGAACGGCGTGCTCGCGCTCGCGCTGAGCCTGGCGCTGACGGAGGCGAGCTACCGGTTCCTGGAACGGCCGATCATGGAGAGGGGCCGACGGTGGTCACGACAACGACACGCGGCACACGCGAGCTGA